In Ruminococcaceae bacterium BL-4, one DNA window encodes the following:
- a CDS encoding Translation elongation factor G-related protein — protein MSFFANDRRDASDLKQYHAKEILNLAIAGHSGSGKTSIAEAMLKLSGATDRLGKISDGNTVCDYDPEEIRRKTSVSASIAPLEWKNHKINLIDAPGLLDFAGGAAEAFRAADSVLITISGKSGAAVGTEKAVKAADERGLSKVFFVNGLCDESARFYRVFEDLKARFGPSVCPLVVPYIVDGKANIYINVLEYKAYDYSKGAPVEVKMPDMGERLEGLRTAIYEAVAETSDEMFDKYFSGEAFTPEEVIVGVSKGVKSGAIIPVFCGDALLMRGMEQFLNGLVWLLPTAADKAGEIAADLDGNPVELAVNEDAAAAALCFKTIADPFVGKVSFLKVISGKIATEDQLFDMRTGATERIGKVVKMCGKKQEEMKVIPAGDIGAVLKLSGVSTGDTLCAPSRKVTLDSIHYPRSTLRMAILPKTKGDEDKVAQGVFKLMEEDPTILFENNSETHQMVISGLGEQHLNLVVSRLKNRYGVETTLQTPKVPYREKIRKKVQVQGRHKKQTGGHGQFGDVWIEFEPCDSEGLEFAERVVGGSVPKGFFPAVEKGLRECIQKGPLAGYPVVGLRATLYDGSYHPVDSSEMAFKMAAAVAYRNGMPQADPVLLEPIGHLKATVPDTSMGDIMGEINKRRGRVLGMEPAEDGSQTIDAEVPVAEMSDFSTYVRQVTQGRGTFQFGFERYEECPPQIAQKVIDESKQEEA, from the coding sequence ATGTCGTTTTTTGCAAATGACCGAAGGGATGCGAGCGATTTGAAACAATACCATGCAAAAGAAATTTTGAATTTGGCCATCGCCGGACACAGTGGTTCCGGAAAAACCAGCATCGCAGAGGCAATGCTGAAACTTTCCGGTGCAACCGATCGCTTGGGAAAAATCAGCGACGGAAACACGGTCTGCGATTATGATCCGGAAGAGATTCGCCGGAAGACGAGTGTTTCCGCAAGTATTGCACCGCTGGAGTGGAAAAACCACAAGATTAATCTGATTGATGCACCAGGGCTTCTTGATTTTGCCGGTGGTGCAGCAGAAGCGTTTCGTGCGGCAGACAGCGTGCTGATTACCATCAGCGGAAAAAGCGGAGCCGCAGTCGGAACTGAAAAAGCAGTGAAGGCGGCGGATGAGCGCGGACTTTCCAAAGTGTTTTTCGTAAACGGGCTATGTGACGAGAGCGCACGGTTTTACCGGGTTTTTGAAGACTTAAAGGCACGTTTTGGCCCAAGCGTCTGCCCCCTTGTGGTGCCCTACATAGTGGATGGAAAAGCAAATATTTACATTAATGTTCTGGAGTATAAAGCTTATGATTATTCCAAAGGTGCGCCGGTAGAAGTAAAGATGCCGGATATGGGTGAGCGTTTGGAAGGTTTGCGCACTGCTATCTATGAAGCAGTAGCTGAAACCAGTGACGAGATGTTCGATAAATATTTTTCCGGAGAAGCGTTTACGCCGGAAGAAGTAATTGTTGGTGTTTCTAAGGGGGTCAAATCCGGTGCAATTATTCCGGTGTTCTGTGGAGATGCCCTTTTAATGCGCGGCATGGAACAATTTTTAAATGGACTTGTATGGCTTTTGCCAACAGCTGCCGACAAAGCGGGAGAGATTGCCGCAGATCTAGATGGGAATCCCGTGGAACTGGCCGTCAATGAAGATGCAGCAGCAGCGGCATTGTGCTTTAAGACCATTGCCGATCCTTTTGTTGGAAAAGTATCTTTTCTCAAAGTGATTTCTGGAAAAATTGCTACTGAAGATCAGCTCTTTGATATGCGTACCGGCGCAACAGAGCGAATCGGAAAAGTTGTCAAGATGTGCGGAAAAAAGCAGGAAGAGATGAAAGTAATTCCTGCGGGCGATATTGGAGCGGTATTGAAGCTTTCTGGGGTTTCTACTGGTGATACGCTTTGTGCGCCGAGCAGAAAAGTTACATTGGATAGCATTCATTATCCAAGATCTACTCTGCGAATGGCAATTCTTCCAAAGACAAAGGGTGATGAGGACAAAGTCGCACAGGGAGTCTTTAAGCTAATGGAAGAAGATCCTACGATTTTGTTTGAAAATAATTCGGAAACTCATCAGATGGTAATCAGCGGTTTGGGTGAACAACATCTGAATTTGGTCGTTTCGCGGCTGAAGAACCGTTATGGTGTGGAAACAACTTTACAGACGCCGAAAGTGCCTTATCGTGAAAAGATCCGTAAGAAGGTGCAGGTGCAGGGACGCCATAAGAAGCAGACCGGCGGGCACGGGCAATTCGGTGATGTATGGATCGAGTTTGAACCTTGTGACAGCGAGGGGCTGGAGTTTGCTGAGCGTGTGGTCGGAGGAAGTGTTCCAAAGGGATTTTTCCCGGCGGTGGAAAAAGGGCTGCGCGAATGTATCCAGAAAGGTCCGCTGGCGGGATACCCGGTGGTAGGATTGCGCGCAACTTTATATGATGGCTCCTATCATCCGGTAGACAGCTCTGAGATGGCCTTTAAAATGGCAGCGGCTGTTGCTTATAGAAATGGAATGCCGCAGGCCGATCCGGTTTTGCTGGAGCCGATTGGACATTTAAAGGCAACAGTGCCGGATACAAGCATGGGTGACATTATGGGCGAAATCAATAAGCGCCGCGGTCGCGTTTTGGGCATGGAACCTGCAGAAGATGGGAGTCAAACGATTGATGCAGAAGTTCCGGTGGCAGAAATGAGCGACTTTTCTACTTATGTACGTCAGGTGACACAAGGGCGCGGTACGTTTCAGTTTGGATTTGAACGCTATGAGGAGTGTCCGCCGCAGATTGCGCAGAAGGTCATCGATGAAAGTAAACAAGAAGAAGCATAG
- a CDS encoding conserved protein of unknown function (Evidence 4 : Unknown function but conserved in other organisms), with amino-acid sequence MHMISVRISKKKGLLFLAILLLAAGLIFVMAFLDGAWKNPGGKNEQRISFLRSCGWEVESEPVETREIQIPETFSQVYKNYAQLNEKAGFHLEAVAGKKCMQYVYKVKNYDGRDDVYAHLLVCDGKISGGDLSTAAINGFMVPLRILAKKN; translated from the coding sequence ATGCATATGATTTCGGTGCGGATTTCTAAGAAAAAAGGGCTGCTTTTTTTGGCCATCCTGCTTTTGGCAGCGGGATTGATCTTTGTAATGGCTTTTTTAGACGGCGCGTGGAAAAATCCCGGTGGAAAGAATGAGCAGCGGATCAGCTTTTTACGAAGCTGTGGCTGGGAGGTAGAATCGGAACCTGTTGAAACACGCGAAATTCAAATTCCAGAAACATTTTCGCAGGTTTATAAAAATTATGCACAGCTCAACGAAAAGGCAGGGTTTCATCTGGAAGCAGTTGCAGGAAAAAAATGTATGCAGTACGTCTATAAAGTGAAAAATTATGATGGGCGAGATGATGTTTATGCTCATCTTTTGGTTTGTGACGGCAAAATTTCCGGAGGGGACCTTTCTACAGCAGCAATAAATGGATTTATGGTACCGTTGCGGATACTGGCGAAAAAAAATTAA
- a CDS encoding conserved protein of unknown function (Evidence 4 : Unknown function but conserved in other organisms): MANDVTFEGKERRMEKIKVCMKKYGIESLEAARDLCLSKGIDVDKIVKGIQPIAFENASWAYTLGTAIALKEGAASASDAAEKIGVGLQAFCIPGSVAENRKVGLGHGNLGARLLRDETQCFAFLAGHESFAAAEGAIGIARTANRARKKPLRIILNGLGKDAAFIISRINGFTYVKTEYDPYNDALKVVDTHAYSNGDRAAVNCYGANDVLEGVAIMKHEGVDVSITGNSTNPVRFQHLVAGTYKKWAMENGKHYFSVASGGGTGRTLHPDNVGAGPASYGLTDSMGRMHGDAQFAGSSSVPAHVEMMGLIGMGNNPMVGATVACAVAAYEALKG; this comes from the coding sequence ATGGCCAATGATGTAACATTTGAAGGAAAAGAAAGAAGAATGGAAAAGATCAAGGTCTGCATGAAAAAATACGGGATTGAAAGTCTCGAAGCAGCCAGAGATCTTTGCCTTTCTAAAGGAATCGATGTTGATAAAATTGTAAAGGGCATTCAGCCCATCGCGTTCGAAAACGCTTCGTGGGCATATACTCTTGGCACCGCGATTGCCTTAAAAGAAGGCGCAGCTTCCGCTTCCGATGCCGCTGAAAAAATCGGCGTTGGTCTGCAGGCCTTCTGCATTCCGGGTTCTGTCGCCGAAAATCGGAAAGTCGGATTGGGACACGGCAACCTCGGTGCCCGTCTTTTGCGGGACGAGACTCAGTGCTTTGCGTTCCTTGCAGGACATGAAAGCTTTGCTGCAGCCGAAGGCGCTATCGGCATTGCCCGCACTGCAAACCGTGCCCGCAAGAAGCCTTTACGCATTATCTTAAATGGTCTGGGAAAAGATGCTGCTTTCATCATTTCCCGGATCAACGGATTTACCTATGTAAAAACCGAGTACGATCCTTATAATGATGCGCTCAAAGTCGTCGATACCCATGCTTATTCCAATGGTGACCGCGCCGCAGTCAATTGCTATGGCGCCAATGACGTTTTGGAAGGCGTAGCAATCATGAAGCACGAGGGTGTTGATGTTTCTATCACCGGAAACTCCACTAACCCGGTTCGTTTTCAGCATCTGGTTGCCGGCACCTATAAAAAATGGGCGATGGAAAACGGTAAGCACTATTTTTCAGTTGCTTCCGGCGGCGGCACCGGCAGAACCCTTCATCCGGATAACGTCGGTGCAGGCCCTGCTTCCTATGGCTTAACCGATTCCATGGGCCGTATGCACGGTGATGCCCAATTTGCGGGTTCATCCAGCGTCCCTGCTCACGTGGAAATGATGGGATTAATCGGTATGGGCAACAATCCAATGGTTGGTGCGACTGTTGCTTGCGCAGTTGCCGCTTATGAAGCACTTAAAGGCTAA
- the secA gene encoding Protein translocase subunit SecA produces the protein MANILKALFGNYSKRELKRVQPICDAVLKLEEKYAALSTQDLQAQTGILKQRLRNGETLDQILPDAFAVCREASWRVLGMKHFPVQIVGGIILHQGRIAEMKTGEGKTLVATLPAYLNALSGEGVHIVTVNDYLARRDSEWMGKVYRFLGLSVGLIVHDKEGAQRKAAYEADITYGTNNEFGFDYLRDNMVLYKENKVQRGHHYAIVDEVDSILIDEARTPLIISGQGDESTQLYTIADHFAQTLKMTKVAEIDNKEDNDEIYKDSDYVVDEKAKTATLTPSGVKKAETFFHLDNLTDANNITIQHHINQAIKARGVMQRDIDYVVKDGEVIIVDEFTGRLMYGRRYNEGLHQAIEAKEKVKVARESKTLATITFQNFFRLYDKLSGMTGTAMTEEDEFREIYKLDVIEIPTNKPMIREDLPDVIYKTERAKFSAVIEDIIEHHKQGQPVLVGTISIDKSEKLSALLKKQGIPHEVLNAKYHEKEAEIVAQAGHKGAVTIATNMAGRGTDIVLGGNNEFMAKTEMRKEGFSEELIEEANAYGDTQDPEILNARKVFRELEEKYKEKIEAEAEEVRAAGGLYIIGTERHESRRIDNQLRGRAGRQGDPGMSRFYISLEDDLMRLFGGERITALMEKLNVDEDTPIENKMLTNTIESAQRKIEGRNFGIRKDVLQYDDVLSRQREIIYTQRDKVLEGESVHEQVMQMIRQAIEAKVKQYLPMDENDLDDPRSGWNLKGLKEHYYRWLLGDNDLNDTAEEQSQKQPQDYVDFLYQKAEGVCNNRETQFGDKICRELERVILLKNVDAQWMDHLDAMEELQRGIRLRAYGQRDPVVEYRVEGFDMFDAMIATIRENTARMMLTVRLQTRTEPKREQVAQPTVAKGAPDGSEEKSPTVKGKKIGRNDPCPCGSGLKWKKCTCEKYHPKA, from the coding sequence ATGGCAAATATCCTGAAAGCACTTTTTGGAAATTACAGCAAACGAGAGCTCAAACGGGTACAACCGATCTGTGATGCTGTGCTGAAACTGGAAGAAAAATATGCAGCCCTTTCAACGCAGGATCTGCAGGCGCAGACGGGTATTTTAAAGCAAAGACTTAGAAACGGCGAGACACTGGATCAGATTCTTCCAGATGCGTTTGCGGTTTGCCGAGAAGCCAGCTGGCGTGTACTGGGAATGAAGCATTTTCCAGTACAGATTGTCGGCGGCATTATCCTGCATCAAGGACGTATCGCCGAGATGAAAACCGGTGAAGGTAAAACGTTAGTGGCAACCCTGCCTGCTTATTTGAATGCACTTTCCGGAGAAGGAGTCCATATCGTTACGGTCAACGATTATCTGGCTCGCCGCGACAGTGAATGGATGGGAAAGGTCTATCGTTTTCTGGGCCTTTCTGTAGGACTGATCGTTCATGATAAAGAGGGCGCACAACGAAAAGCTGCTTATGAAGCTGATATCACCTACGGAACCAACAATGAATTTGGATTTGATTATCTGCGGGATAACATGGTCCTTTATAAAGAAAATAAAGTGCAGCGCGGTCACCATTATGCAATTGTCGATGAGGTGGATTCTATCCTGATTGATGAGGCCAGAACACCGTTGATTATTTCTGGGCAGGGAGATGAATCCACTCAGCTTTATACGATCGCAGATCACTTTGCTCAGACACTGAAAATGACAAAGGTAGCAGAGATCGATAATAAGGAAGACAACGACGAAATTTATAAAGATTCCGATTATGTGGTGGATGAAAAGGCAAAAACAGCTACGCTGACTCCTTCAGGCGTTAAAAAGGCAGAAACGTTTTTCCATCTGGATAACCTGACCGATGCCAACAATATTACGATTCAGCACCATATTAATCAGGCAATCAAGGCTCGCGGTGTGATGCAGCGCGATATCGATTATGTGGTAAAAGACGGGGAAGTCATTATCGTTGATGAATTTACCGGACGCTTAATGTATGGCCGCCGCTATAATGAAGGACTGCATCAGGCAATCGAGGCAAAGGAAAAAGTAAAAGTTGCCCGCGAGAGCAAAACGTTGGCAACCATTACGTTCCAGAATTTCTTCCGTTTGTATGATAAGCTTTCCGGCATGACTGGTACTGCCATGACAGAGGAAGATGAGTTCCGCGAAATTTATAAACTGGACGTTATTGAGATTCCTACCAACAAGCCTATGATCCGCGAGGATTTACCCGATGTCATTTATAAGACAGAACGTGCAAAATTCAGTGCGGTAATTGAAGATATTATCGAGCATCATAAGCAAGGACAGCCGGTATTGGTCGGTACCATTTCAATCGATAAATCTGAAAAACTTTCGGCCCTTCTTAAAAAGCAGGGGATTCCCCACGAAGTTTTGAATGCAAAGTATCATGAAAAAGAAGCTGAGATCGTTGCACAGGCAGGACATAAAGGTGCCGTGACAATTGCCACTAATATGGCTGGCCGTGGTACGGATATCGTACTGGGCGGCAACAATGAATTTATGGCAAAAACCGAGATGCGCAAAGAAGGGTTCTCTGAAGAGCTGATCGAAGAAGCCAATGCTTATGGAGATACCCAGGATCCGGAGATCCTCAATGCGCGTAAGGTCTTCCGTGAACTGGAAGAAAAATACAAGGAAAAAATTGAGGCAGAAGCGGAAGAAGTACGTGCAGCCGGCGGCCTTTATATTATCGGAACAGAGCGCCACGAATCCCGCCGGATCGATAATCAGCTGCGTGGCCGTGCAGGTCGTCAGGGCGATCCTGGCATGAGCCGGTTCTATATCTCGCTGGAAGATGATCTGATGAGACTCTTCGGCGGAGAACGAATCACTGCACTGATGGAAAAGCTCAACGTGGACGAGGATACCCCGATTGAAAATAAAATGCTTACGAATACGATCGAATCTGCCCAGCGTAAAATTGAAGGCAGAAACTTCGGAATTCGGAAAGATGTTTTGCAGTATGATGATGTCCTTTCCCGTCAGCGTGAAATTATTTACACCCAGCGCGATAAAGTGCTGGAGGGCGAGAGCGTTCACGAGCAGGTCATGCAGATGATCCGTCAGGCAATTGAAGCAAAGGTAAAACAATATCTGCCGATGGATGAGAATGATCTTGACGATCCTCGTTCCGGCTGGAATTTGAAGGGACTTAAAGAGCACTATTATCGCTGGCTTCTTGGAGACAATGATCTCAATGATACTGCCGAAGAACAATCTCAGAAACAACCGCAGGATTATGTGGATTTCCTTTATCAGAAAGCTGAAGGAGTCTGTAATAATCGGGAAACTCAATTTGGTGATAAGATCTGCAGAGAACTCGAACGCGTAATTCTGCTTAAAAATGTAGATGCGCAGTGGATGGATCATCTGGATGCTATGGAGGAACTGCAGCGCGGAATCCGGCTGAGAGCTTATGGTCAGCGGGACCCGGTAGTGGAATACCGCGTGGAAGGCTTCGATATGTTTGATGCCATGATTGCGACAATCCGTGAAAATACTGCACGTATGATGCTGACAGTTCGGCTTCAGACTCGCACGGAGCCTAAGAGAGAACAAGTCGCCCAGCCTACAGTTGCAAAGGGAGCTCCTGACGGGAGCGAAGAAAAAAGTCCAACGGTAAAGGGAAAGAAAATCGGACGTAACGATCCGTGTCCCTGCGGCAGCGGATTAAAATGGAAAAAATGTACTTGTGAAAAGTATCATCCAAAAGCATAA
- the fba gene encoding Fructose-bisphosphate aldolase, with the protein MPLVNTTEMFKKAYNGGYAIGAFNVNNMEIIQGITEAAGELKSPVILQVSKGARAYANPTYLVKLVEAAVIEHPEIPIALHLDHGPSFEMCKACVDDGFTSVMYDGSSKPYEENVEEASRVVEYAHKYNVTVEAELGTLGGVEDEVSVEADKAMYTDPDQVQDFVTRTGVDSLAIAIGTSHGAYKFKPGQNPKLRLDILKEVSDRLPGFPIVLHGASSVPQKFVELINQYGGNMPGAIGIPESELRKAAAMAVCKVNVDSDIRLAMTACIRQYFAEHPDHFDPRQYLGPAREAVKNMVAHKITDVMGCAGKA; encoded by the coding sequence ATGCCATTAGTTAACACAACGGAAATGTTTAAAAAGGCCTATAATGGCGGTTATGCAATCGGCGCATTTAACGTCAACAATATGGAGATCATCCAGGGAATTACCGAAGCAGCAGGAGAATTAAAATCCCCTGTGATTCTACAGGTTTCCAAAGGAGCTCGTGCTTATGCGAACCCTACTTATTTGGTCAAACTGGTAGAGGCGGCTGTCATTGAGCATCCGGAAATCCCGATTGCTCTGCATCTGGATCACGGTCCCTCTTTTGAAATGTGCAAAGCCTGCGTCGATGACGGATTTACCTCCGTAATGTATGACGGTTCTTCCAAACCCTATGAAGAGAACGTGGAAGAAGCTTCTCGAGTGGTCGAATATGCACATAAATATAATGTAACGGTTGAAGCAGAGCTTGGTACTTTGGGCGGCGTTGAAGATGAAGTTTCGGTAGAAGCGGATAAAGCAATGTATACCGATCCAGATCAGGTACAGGACTTTGTTACCCGTACCGGGGTAGACAGCCTTGCGATTGCCATTGGAACCAGCCATGGCGCTTATAAATTTAAACCTGGCCAGAATCCAAAGCTGCGTCTTGATATTCTGAAAGAGGTCAGCGATCGGCTGCCAGGATTCCCGATCGTTCTGCATGGTGCTTCCAGTGTTCCGCAGAAATTTGTCGAATTGATCAATCAATATGGCGGAAATATGCCTGGCGCAATCGGAATTCCGGAAAGCGAACTCAGAAAAGCCGCTGCAATGGCAGTTTGCAAGGTCAATGTGGATTCTGATATCCGCCTTGCAATGACGGCTTGCATTCGGCAGTATTTTGCAGAGCATCCCGATCACTTTGATCCTCGTCAATACCTTGGGCCTGCTCGTGAAGCAGTTAAGAATATGGTGGCTCATAAGATTACTGACGTGATGGGCTGTGCAGGTAAAGCTTAA
- the ytzG gene encoding Uncharacterized RNA pseudouridine synthase YtzG: protein MERIDKILSSCGTMSRKDAGLAVRKGRVMVNGALVRSASEKINPDTDQIMLDGVPFLYHKVLWLMLNKPVGVLSAARDPKQKTVLDLVPEELRRKGLFPAGRLDKDTTGLLILTNDGEAAHHMLAPKSHVTKKYRARLDAPLPLDAKERFAKGIVLSDFTTLPSKLKILEEGNQPLCEVEIHEGKFHQIKRMFLVLGCTVIELNRIAIGSLELDPLLKPGECRQMTEEEVKLVFREQSDKKPH from the coding sequence GTGGAACGGATTGATAAAATTTTATCATCTTGTGGGACGATGAGCAGGAAAGACGCTGGACTGGCAGTTCGAAAAGGGCGGGTCATGGTCAATGGTGCTCTTGTTCGTTCTGCATCAGAAAAAATAAATCCTGATACAGATCAGATCATGCTGGATGGAGTTCCCTTTCTTTATCATAAGGTGCTTTGGCTGATGCTGAATAAACCTGTTGGGGTCCTTTCGGCGGCACGAGATCCAAAACAGAAAACGGTACTTGATCTGGTGCCGGAAGAACTGCGTCGGAAAGGCCTTTTTCCAGCCGGCAGATTGGACAAGGATACGACGGGTTTGTTGATTTTAACAAATGATGGAGAGGCGGCACATCATATGTTGGCTCCTAAGAGCCATGTGACAAAAAAGTATCGCGCTCGTTTGGATGCTCCGCTTCCTTTGGACGCAAAGGAACGCTTTGCAAAAGGAATTGTGCTGAGTGATTTTACAACGCTTCCGAGCAAACTGAAAATTTTGGAAGAGGGAAATCAGCCACTTTGTGAAGTCGAGATTCATGAGGGAAAATTTCATCAGATTAAACGAATGTTTTTGGTCCTTGGCTGCACAGTTATTGAATTAAATCGTATTGCGATTGGAAGTTTAGAATTGGATCCTTTGCTGAAGCCGGGCGAGTGCCGGCAAATGACAGAGGAGGAAGTTAAATTGGTTTTTCGAGAGCAAAGTGATAAAAAGCCTCATTAA
- a CDS encoding putative Signal peptidase, endoplasmic reticulum-type (Evidence 3 : Putative function from multiple computational evidences), translating into MTMKRWKKIWNILGGLLLALAVAIFVVPRFFGYVPLGMCSAGIRCEYPQGSLLYIQKVQPEKLRVGEPIAYYRGNLKRRPVVRRITRIDYSNGQFMANQDDSDFTADIVPFSDLYGAPVSFYLPGLGTAFTELQTLPGMVVLFFLVGTYLVLNYYFGALAKGEWPPPTEFR; encoded by the coding sequence ATGACAATGAAGCGCTGGAAAAAGATATGGAACATTTTAGGAGGATTATTGTTAGCGCTGGCAGTGGCAATCTTTGTAGTACCAAGATTTTTTGGATATGTTCCGCTGGGAATGTGCAGTGCAGGGATTCGATGTGAATATCCTCAAGGAAGCCTTTTATATATACAAAAAGTACAGCCTGAAAAGCTGCGGGTAGGAGAGCCAATCGCCTATTATAGAGGTAATTTAAAAAGGCGGCCTGTTGTGCGCAGAATTACCCGAATTGATTATTCTAACGGTCAGTTTATGGCAAATCAGGACGACTCCGATTTTACTGCGGATATTGTGCCGTTTTCAGATCTGTATGGAGCTCCGGTTTCCTTTTATCTGCCAGGATTAGGGACGGCATTTACTGAACTGCAAACATTGCCGGGAATGGTGGTCTTGTTTTTTTTGGTCGGTACTTATCTGGTGCTCAATTATTATTTTGGTGCTTTGGCAAAAGGAGAATGGCCGCCGCCGACAGAATTTCGATGA
- a CDS encoding conserved exported protein of unknown function (Evidence 4 : Unknown function but conserved in other organisms), with protein MIRGKRVFILLCCVFLLLLGGCGAKEIKLDAAATADKLASEVAFKDQLSPLNDKAAFKLFGLDDSTVVSQKVYAGTGATAEEIGVWECKDENAAKMVQSAVEQRVKDQTQAFANYVPGELTKLKSPFIKTYGKYVVYVCCDDTTQVQKVIDSFTK; from the coding sequence ATGATTCGAGGGAAAAGGGTATTTATTTTGCTTTGCTGTGTATTTTTGCTGCTATTGGGTGGATGCGGAGCGAAAGAAATAAAATTGGATGCTGCGGCAACAGCCGATAAGTTAGCTTCTGAAGTGGCGTTTAAAGATCAGCTTTCGCCTCTAAATGATAAAGCAGCCTTTAAGCTCTTTGGACTGGATGATTCCACGGTCGTGAGCCAGAAAGTTTATGCGGGGACCGGTGCAACTGCAGAGGAAATCGGTGTTTGGGAATGTAAGGATGAGAATGCCGCTAAAATGGTGCAGAGCGCCGTGGAACAACGGGTGAAAGATCAGACTCAAGCATTTGCAAACTATGTGCCCGGCGAACTGACAAAGTTGAAATCACCATTTATCAAAACTTATGGGAAATATGTTGTTTATGTTTGCTGCGACGATACGACTCAGGTGCAAAAAGTAATAGACAGTTTTACGAAATAA
- a CDS encoding protein of unknown function (Evidence 5 : Unknown function), protein MIKSLIKWESNLKMDIYRITIAKNIGKNHKKKNFFRQNG, encoded by the coding sequence GTGATAAAAAGCCTCATTAAATGGGAAAGTAATTTAAAAATGGATATTTATAGAATCACAATTGCTAAAAATATCGGCAAAAATCATAAAAAAAAAAATTTTTTTCGTCAAAATGGTTGA
- a CDS encoding conserved protein of unknown function (Evidence 4 : Unknown function but conserved in other organisms) — protein sequence MNYSAEVERMCTVAKGPKHGPAPIPEEGKWVKAYDIKDISGLTHGVGWCAPQQGTCKLTLNIKDGIVQEALVETIGCSGMTHSAAMAAEILPGKTILECLNTDLVCDAINVAMRELFKQIVYGRSQTAFSEGGLPIGASLEDLGKGLRSQVGTMFSTNAKGVRYMEMTEGYVLKMALDENDEVIGYQFVKVGKMLEDIRHGKSPDQAYKDNIGQYGRFDGAAKYIDPREE from the coding sequence ATGAACTATTCCGCAGAAGTGGAAAGAATGTGTACCGTAGCAAAAGGACCAAAGCACGGCCCTGCTCCGATTCCAGAAGAGGGAAAATGGGTAAAGGCTTATGACATCAAAGATATTTCGGGATTGACTCATGGTGTGGGCTGGTGTGCACCGCAGCAGGGCACCTGTAAACTGACTCTTAATATTAAGGATGGCATTGTACAAGAAGCACTGGTGGAAACCATCGGCTGTTCCGGAATGACCCATTCTGCTGCTATGGCGGCAGAGATTCTTCCGGGAAAAACAATTTTGGAATGCCTAAACACCGATCTCGTATGCGATGCAATCAACGTTGCCATGCGGGAACTTTTTAAGCAAATTGTTTATGGCCGCAGCCAGACCGCGTTTTCCGAGGGAGGACTTCCCATCGGAGCGAGCCTCGAAGATCTGGGCAAAGGTCTGCGCAGCCAGGTCGGCACGATGTTCAGTACAAATGCAAAAGGCGTACGCTATATGGAGATGACCGAAGGCTATGTGCTGAAGATGGCTCTGGATGAAAATGATGAAGTCATCGGCTACCAGTTTGTCAAAGTCGGAAAAATGCTGGAAGATATCCGCCACGGAAAATCGCCGGATCAGGCATATAAAGATAATATCGGGCAATATGGACGGTTTGACGGCGCGGCCAAATACATTGATCCCCGCGAAGAATAA